One segment of Moorella sp. E308F DNA contains the following:
- a CDS encoding PepSY-associated TM helix domain-containing protein → MFKKMRNLHLWIGLLTSVLILLEAVTGLLLIHPSLLGEPERAPAIERSARSTNPENLVPAATTSSRPAVTDNLGAEVQGGRPAFHETGAAGAEDARSGLVGLIRGLHAGRLGSLNIRWAIELAAISMIVLTVTGIYLSIKILIRSNK, encoded by the coding sequence ATGTTCAAAAAAATGCGTAACCTGCATCTATGGATCGGGCTGCTTACTTCTGTCTTAATTCTTCTCGAGGCTGTCACGGGACTGTTATTAATCCACCCGTCACTGCTGGGCGAGCCGGAAAGGGCACCTGCAATAGAAAGAAGTGCCCGTTCTACTAACCCGGAAAACCTTGTACCGGCAGCGACAACAAGCTCCAGACCTGCGGTTACGGATAACCTTGGTGCAGAGGTGCAGGGAGGACGGCCAGCTTTCCACGAAACTGGTGCCGCCGGGGCAGAGGATGCCAGGAGCGGTCTGGTGGGACTTATTCGCGGGTTACATGCCGGCAGGCTTGGCAGTTTAAATATCCGCTGGGCTATAGAGCTGGCAGCTATTAGCATGATCGTCCTCACAGTTACCGGGATCTACCTTTCCATTAAAATTTTAATACGCAGCAATAAGTAG